In Nicotiana tabacum cultivar K326 chromosome 19, ASM71507v2, whole genome shotgun sequence, one DNA window encodes the following:
- the LOC107819127 gene encoding chromatin modification-related protein EAF1 B isoform X2, which yields MHGCGAESDPVVNAEVDSMGGVLEGGVGIGNITSPRRSAIEEVQLELRQEYCFLEEKRRELEFLEKGGDPLDFKFGNAASLSVQSTSLTDQHPDKLVTSEAKGSFAITASPHGDSVESSGRLGAPQLCEPNSADNLMLFDGENEFTEGDRSSRHPGRSNLTPSEQSFMLDRSRNAKELGDSAAFGVPRKAYKRRYRSRPNDVKGLVSDGENPKDQNSSLNIAVPSSPKGCMPVKTLASEVDGVKAAESTTYLKTDDLADSIPEASASRDLLDNQHDQNSHTGVKEMSIQEGPERLPSSLGEEAVSSAGQEGQSCTAAAGLGKQASSSQINGFSCGKSDQKSIPNDAQSSGAALGTKGLDSESSCTRTTLDRNNDREMIMNPKNLDSKGDLKEQMSVPEGTPIIESNLKEQKEVKAGDGCGLTNEVCNSGPKKHQNYFLDTSQEEFVSSEPNLPCEVKDNITTIVEAVGPSPSETERKPSANTSDSSNLQKGNACIIGRQASVESRIPEPSQHVSPHGVSNLSPEAQASGINVKLATRGDEDSILKEAQIIEAKRKRIAELSAVTFPVENRRKSHWDYVLEEMVWLANDFAQERLWKMTAAAQMCHRVAFTARSRFQEQNSSWELKKVAHIMAKAVMGFWQSIEGKSKKLELPIFRKGHTLAIREYAMRFLKYNDSDVPQSLAEAPVTPERVSDAGIIDAPQEDHFREENLFYAVSLGAMDAYRKSIESHVLHYEKFGMHEEVETSACITVPDFGSQDYAFEEDEGETSPYDISVAIEGNKLSRFSQKKRKILIKAYNGRSYDVHTDVPFTQRVENKLGTHQSMQLGKRPASNLNVSIPTKRMRTASRQRVLSPYSATTSGCAQLPIKTDASSGDTSSFQDDQSTLHGGSHMPNSLDVESVGDFEKHLPFDSSEVSKPKKKKKSKILGAYEQRWKADSNFQKEQRDFSRKRLESHQLDSNGSNVGQHITKKPKMMRQSLENSFENIGAGGGFVPSPAASQMSNMSNPNKLIRMLSGRDQGRRGKTLKTSAGQPGSGSPWSLFEDQALVVLVHDMGPNWELVSDAFNSTLQFKCIYRKPKECKERHKILMDRSSGDGADSADDSGSSQPYPSTLPGIPKGSARQLFQRLQGPMEEDTLRSHFEKMILIGQKYLLRKNQGYKHDPRHLQQPHDSHTHVLSKHCTNNLNGGPIFTPLDLCDAPSSPDYLSVGCQGPHPSELSISSQCALNSVLPASGANSAVQGSSNMISGNNFPSSPLNASVRDGRYIVPRSASLPVDEQQRFQQYNQMRNMQSNMAAPGVLAATDRGGARILSSGNSTGMMCGINRGIPMARPGFQGVASSSILNSGSMLSSGMGAMPNTVNMHSGVSSNQVNSMMRPHDGLHMIRPPQNQEVQRQMMLPELQGNSQVVSPFGGLSSSFPNQSASPVTSYPLHHRQSHQPPMLSPHRPHLQGANHATNSQQQAYAIRLAKERHLQQRLVQQQFSHSQPQLPISSSLQNSPKTTSQSSSPPVSLSPLTSPTSMTPMPQHHALPNHGLARTAQTGGSTVTTQMTKQRQRQIGQQQLQQAGRHHPPQRQQSQSQQQAKLLKGVGRGNMMMHQNLQIDPSLLNGLSNNQTNQSAEKGEQATHLMQGHGLYSGTAHSPVQLAKQAVAPHSSSQPQPKIYSGQLPPSTKHLQQQMPNQDNSNQGPGSLAPSDTISSQQSVPSSVTGSSNHQGLVHQQPQVQPQPKLMNQSQATVQRVLQQNHVVNSDQSKKLQAGEPQAEQHPMCKTSQIGAITSMLQDVNDATNVADVSTLSANQWKGTEPLCDSIGTPPTNSAGSESVPQISQGVSQRQSSGNLAPTGPDSFNWQQKSSQLQPPSSVTQPQLQQQLSPLQHSQEQAQILQAGNSSSFARSNDCRLD from the exons ATGCATGGATGTGGTGCGGAATCTGATCCCGTAGTCAATGCCGAGGTTGATTCGATGGGAGGAGTTCTTGaaggtggagttggtattggtaacATAACTTCTCCGCGGAGATCAGCAATTGAGGAGGTTCAACTTGAGCTTAG GCAGGAGTATTGTTTCCTagaggaaaagagaagagaattagAATTTCTTGAGAAA GGTGGTGATCCGCTGGATTTCAAATTCGGGAATGCTGCTTCACTTAGTGTTCAGTCCACTTCTCTGACAGATCAACATCCCGATAAGCTTGTGACCAG TGAAGCAAAAGGTAGTTTTGCAATTACTGCTTCTCCTCATGGAGACTCAGTTGAAAGTAGTGGTCGACTTGGGGCTCCTCAACTTTGTGAACCCAACAGTGCTGACAATCTCATGCTATTTGATGGTGAAAATGAATTCACTGAAGGTGATAGGTCTTCTAGACACCCCGGTAGGAGCAATCTTACTCCATCAGAGCAGTCATTTATGTTGGATAGAAGTCGCAATGCAAAAGAATTGGGTGATTCTGCTGCTTTTGGTGTCCCTAGAAAAGCTTACAAGCGAAGATACAGGTCCCGGCCTAATGATGTAAAAGGACTGGTTTCTGATGGAGAAAATCCAAAAGACCAGAACTCTTCTTTGAACATTGCAGTGCCTTCTAGTCCAAAGGGTTGTATGCCTGTGAAGACTCTGGCTTCTGAAGTAGATGGTGTTAAAGCTGCAGAGTCAACTACTTACTTGAAGACGGATGATCTGGCAGATAGCATTCCTGAAGCTAGTGCTTCCAGAGATTTGCTGGATAACCAACATGATCAGAACTCACACACAGGTGTTAAGGAAATGTCTATTCAGGAAGGTCCTGAAAGGCTTCCATCGTCACTGGGAGAAGAAGCGGTAAGTTCTGCTGGCCAGGAAGGTCAGTCATGTACAGCTGCAGCAGGCCTTGGGAAGCAAGCTAGTTCCAGCCAAATAAATGGGTTCAGTTGTGGGAAGAGTGACCAGAAAAGCATACCAAATGATGCTCAAAGCAGTGGTGCAGCATTGGGCACAAAGGGTTTAGATTCAGAATCTTCTTGCACCCGGACTACTCTAGATCGAAATAATGATAGGGAAATGATTATGAACCCAAAAAACTTGGACTCCAAAGGTGACTTGAAGGAACAAATGTCGGTGCCAGAGGGAACACCCATTATCGAAAGCAATCTTAAAGAACAGAAAGAGGTGAAAGCTGGTGACGGTTGTGGTTTGACCAATGAAGTATGCAATTCTGGCCCCAAAAAGCACCAAAATTATTTTCTCGATACATCACAGGAAGAATTTGTTAGCAGTGAACCTAATTTGCCTTGTGAGGTAAAAGATAATATTACCACCATAGTGGAAGCAGTTGGCCCATCTCCGTCAGAAACTGAGAGGAAACCCAGTGCAAATACAAGTGATAGTTCCAACCTCCAAAAAGGAAATGCTTGTATTATTGGACGTCAGGCTTCAGTTGAGTCCAGAATACCTGAGCCTTCTCAGCATGTATCACCACATGGAGTTTCAAATCTTTCCCCTGAGGCACAAGCATCTGGGATCAACGTTAAACTTGCTACCAGGGGTGATGAAGACTCAATCTTGAAAGAGGCACAGATTATAGAG GCGAAACGTAAAAGGATTGCAGAGTTATCTGCAGTGACCTTTCCAGTGGAGAATCGTCGCAAATCCCACTGGGATTATGTACTTGAGGAAATGGTTTGGCTGGCAAATGATTTTGCTCAG GAACGTCTTTGGAAAATGACTGCAGCTGCTCAAATGTGTCACCGGGTGGCTTTTACCGCGCGGTCACGATTCCAAGAACAAAATAGTAGTTGGGAGCTAAAAAAGGTAGCTCATATTATGGCCAAAGCTGTCATGGGTTTCTGGCAGTCTATTGAG GGGAAAAGCAAAAAACTGGAGCTGCCGATCTTTAGAAAGGGTCATACCCTTGCTATTAGGGAATATGCCATGAGATTTCTGAAATACAATGACTCTGATGTTCCACAAAGCCTTGCTGAAGCTCCGGTGACTCCAGAGAGGGTGTCTGATGCTGGAATCATTGATGCGCCCCAGGAAGATCATTTTAGAGAA GAGAACCTCTTCTATGCTGTCTCCCTTGGAGCAATGGATGCTTACAGAAAGTCCATCGAATCTCATGTGCTGCACTATGAG AAATTTGGTATGCATGAAGAGGTGGAGACATCTGCATGCATTACAGTTCCAg ACTTTGGATCTCAAGACTATGCATTTGAAGAGGATGAAGGAGAGACAAGTCCATATGACATATCAGTTGCCATTGAAGGTAACAAATTGTCAAGATTTTCccagaagaaaaggaagatccTCATAAAGGCATATAATGGACGATCATATGATGTTCACACTGATGTACCATTTACACAACGTGTGGAAAACAAACTTGGTACTCATCAATCTATGCAACTGGGCAAACGGCCAGCAAGCAATCTTAATGTGTCTATTCCAACAAAGCGTATGCGTACTGCTTCTAGGCAAAGAGTTCTTAGTCCTTACAGTGCAACAACATCTGGATGTGCTCAGTTGCCAATCAAAACTGATGCTTCAAGTGGTGATACCAGTTCATTTCAGGATGATCAGAGTACTTTGCATGGGGGATCACATATGCCAAATAGTTTGGACGTTGAGTCAGTTGGCGATTTCGAAAAGCATTTACCATTTGACTCCAGTGAAGTTTCAAAacctaaaaagaagaaaaaatcaaaGATTCTG GGAGCATATGAACAGCGATGGAAGGCTGATTCTAATTTTCAAAAGGAGCAG AGGGACTTTTCCAGAAAGAGATTGGAGAGCCATCAACTTGATTCTAATGGTAGTAACG TCGGTCAACATATCACAAAGAAGCCAAAGATGATGAGGCAATCACTTGaaaattcttttgaaaatataGGTGCTGGTGGTGGATTTGTCCCATCTCCAGCGGCTTCCCAGATGAGTAACATGTCCAACCCAAATAAACTTATAAGAATGCTTAGTGGTAGGGACCAGGGTAGGAGAGGCAAAACTTTGAAG ACGTCTGCTGGACAACCAGGTTCAGGAAGTCCATGGTCGCTATTCGAGGACCAG GCGCTCGTGGTCCTGGTGCATGACATGGGTCCAAACTGGGAGCTTGTAAGTGATGCTTTCAACAGTACTTTACAATTCAAG TGTATCTACCGCAAGCCAAAAGAATGCAAAGAACGACACAAAATACTGATGGACAGAAGTAGTGGTGATGGTGCTGATAGTGCTGATGATTCAGGATCTTCTCAACCTTATCCTTCAACATTACCTGGCATTCCCAAG GGAAGTGCTAGGCAACTGTTTCAGCGTTTGCAGGGGCCAATGGAAGAGGATACACTTAGATctcattttgagaaaatgatctTGATCGGGCAGAAATATCTTTTACGGAAGAATCAG GGTTATAAACATGATCCGAGACATCTCCAGCAACCACATGATTCTCACACACATGTTCTTTCCAAACATTGTACAAATAATCTGAACGGAGGCCCTATTTTTAC ACCTTTGGACCTATGTGATGCGCCCTCGAGTCCAGACTATCTTTCTGTTGGATGCCAAGGTCCGCACCCAAGTGAATTATCTATCTCAAGTCAGTGTGCATTAAACTCAGTGCTCCCAGCGTCTGGTGCAAACTCCGCAGTCCAGGGGTCGTCCAATATGATTAGTGGAAACAACTTTCCGTCAAGTCCCCTCAATGCATCTGTTAG GGATGGTAGATATATTGTTCCTAGATCTGCATCTCTTCCAGTTGATGAACAGCAGAGATTTCAGCAGTATAATCAAATGAGAAATATGCAATCCAATATGGCTGCTCCTGGAGTTCTTGCAGCCACTGATCGTGGTGGTGCTCGTATACTTTCCAGTGGCAATAGTACGGGCATGATGTGTGGGATCAATAGAGGTATTCCAATGGCAAGGCCTGGGTTTCAAGGAGTTGCATCATCGTCTATATTGAATTCTGGAAGCATGCTTTCCTCCGGGATGGGAGCAATGCCAAACACTGTGAATATGCATTCTGGAGTGAGCTCTAATCAGGTGAACTCAATGATGAGACCTCACGATGGTTTGCACATGATTCGG CCTCCACAGAATCAGGAAGTTCAGAGGCAAATGATGCTTCCCGAGCTTCAAGGAAACAGCCAAGTGGTCTCTCCATTTGGTGGGTTAAGTTCCTCTTTCCCCAACCAGTCTGCCTCTCCCGTCACATCGTATCCACTTCATCATCGGCAATCACATCAGCCACCTATGCTTAGCCCTCATCGTCCTCATCTTCAAGGGGCTAATCATGCCACCAACTCACAGCAACAAGCTTATGCTATTCGATTAGCTAAAGAGAGGCACCTGCAGCAGCGACTGGTGCAACAACAATTTTCACATTCGCAGCCCCAACTTCCTATTTCATCTTCTTTGCAAAATAGTCCCAAGACCACATCACAATCTTCTTCTCCGCCGGTATCACTTTCTCCTTTGACGTCCCCCACCTCAATGACCCCAATGCCGCAACATCATGCATTGCCAAATCATGGGCTTGCACGGACTGCTCAAACTGGGGGCAGCACCGTAACTACTCAGATGACCAAGCAAAGGCAACGTCAGATAGGGCAGCAGCAGCTTCAACAAGCAGGCAGGCACCATCCTCCACAGCGCCAGCAGTCACAATCTCAACAACAAGCTAAATTGTTGAAGGGAGTTGGCAGAGGCAACATGATGATGCACCAGAACTTGCAGATAGATCCCTCTCTACTGAATGGGCTTTCGAACAATCAAACAAATCAATCTGCTGAGAAAGGTGAGCAAGCCACTCACTTGATGCAAGGTCATGGACTATATTCTGGTACAGCACACAGCCCTGTCCAGCTTGCAAAGCAAGCTGTGGCACCTCATTCTTCAAGTCAGCCCCAGCCTAAGATTTACTCTGGCCAACTACCTCCATCTACCAAGCATCTTCAGCAGCAGATGCCTAATCAGGATAATAGCAATCAAGGTCCTGGCTCATTGGCTCCCTCTGATACTATTTCATCTCAGCAATCTGTTCCATCCTCAGTCACAGGTTCTTCCAACCACCAAGGATTGGTGCATCAACAACCACAGGTGCAGCCACAACCAAAACTGATGAATCAAAGCCAAGCAACTGTACAACGGGTATTGCAGCAGAACCATGTAGTAAATTCAGATCAATCAAAGAAGTTGCAAGCTGGTGAACCTCAAGCTGAACAACACCCTATGTGCAAAACTTCTCAGATAGGTGCAATCACCTCAATGCTTCAGGACGTCAATGATGCAACTAATGTCGCAGATGTTTCAACTCTGAGTGCTAATCAGTGGAAGGGTACAGAACCATTATGTGATTCAATTGGGACTCCACCAACAAATTCTGCTGGCAGTGAGTCGGTGCCTCAAATCAGCCAAGGGGTAAGCCAAAGACAATCTTCAGGCAACTTGGCTCCAACAGGGCCTGATAGTTTCAACTGGCAGCAAAAATCCTCCCAGTTGCAACCTCCTTCCTCAGTGACCCAGCCACAGTTGCAGCAGCAGCTTTCACCATTGCAACATTCACAAGAACAGGCTCAGATTCTGCAAGCAGGGAATAGCAGTTCGTTTGCTAGGTCCAATGACTGTAGACTGGATTAA